A window from bacterium encodes these proteins:
- the nagA gene encoding N-acetylglucosamine-6-phosphate deacetylase — protein sequence MTWKVLMGGSVVTPAGLHEGAEVLIEGDRIREVGHDLARPEGVEVLDVRGALIAPGFIDAHIHGGLEFDTMDASLEALSEISGHLAHHGVTSWLPTTVACEASLLDRILSAVAEARDGAPQGARILGAHLESNFLSPKYKGAQPAECLRPVGDQELRAVLARHASTIRLLTLAPELDGADGLIRELVAQGVVVSVGHSDATYAQVLSAVDAGSTRVTHLCNAQRGFHHREPGVLGAGLVCDALFTEVIADLEHVHPAGLTIAYRCKGSERLMLVSDAVRGTGLPPGEYELGGQTTFLDGHTSRFADGTIAGSVITLDRAVRNMVQMVKVPLHEAIAMASDVPARSLGLSHLGRVAPGYLADLVLLSHDLDVRATFVGGRLVHQA from the coding sequence ATGACCTGGAAAGTGTTGATGGGCGGGAGCGTCGTGACCCCCGCGGGCCTGCATGAGGGGGCCGAGGTCCTGATTGAGGGCGATCGCATCCGGGAGGTGGGCCACGATCTCGCCCGCCCCGAGGGCGTCGAGGTCCTGGACGTGCGAGGGGCCTTGATCGCCCCCGGCTTCATCGATGCCCACATCCACGGTGGCCTCGAATTCGACACCATGGACGCCTCGCTCGAGGCCCTTTCGGAAATCTCGGGGCACCTCGCCCACCATGGGGTGACGAGCTGGTTGCCGACCACCGTGGCCTGCGAGGCCTCGCTGCTCGATCGCATCCTTTCGGCCGTCGCCGAGGCCCGTGACGGCGCGCCGCAGGGGGCGCGGATCCTGGGCGCGCACCTGGAGAGCAATTTCCTCTCGCCCAAGTACAAGGGGGCCCAGCCCGCCGAGTGTCTGCGCCCCGTCGGGGACCAAGAGCTGCGCGCGGTCCTGGCGCGGCATGCCTCGACCATCCGCCTGTTGACCCTCGCCCCCGAGCTCGATGGGGCCGACGGCCTGATCCGGGAGCTGGTCGCGCAGGGCGTCGTCGTCTCGGTGGGCCACTCGGATGCGACCTACGCGCAGGTGCTCTCGGCGGTGGACGCTGGTAGCACGCGGGTGACCCATCTTTGCAACGCTCAGCGCGGCTTCCACCATCGGGAGCCGGGGGTATTGGGGGCGGGCCTCGTCTGCGATGCTCTGTTTACCGAGGTCATCGCGGACCTCGAACACGTCCACCCGGCGGGCCTGACCATCGCCTACCGCTGCAAGGGCTCCGAGCGGCTGATGCTCGTGTCGGACGCGGTCCGGGGGACGGGCCTGCCGCCCGGGGAGTACGAACTGGGGGGGCAGACGACCTTCCTCGACGGCCACACCTCACGCTTTGCGGATGGTACCATCGCAGGCTCGGTCATCACCCTGGATCGCGCCGTGCGCAACATGGTCCAAATGGTGAAGGTGCCCCTGCACGAGGCCATCGCCATGGCAAGCGACGTGCCCGCGCGCTCGCTGGGCCTCTCCCACCTGGGCCGGGTTGCCCCGGGCTATCTCGCGGATCTCGTCCTGTTGTCGCACGACCTGGACGTCCGGGCCACCTTCGTGGGGGGCCGGCTCGTCCATCAGGCCTGA
- a CDS encoding galactokinase gives MSELLDYQIARVHAAFVDRFGDAPEWMVRAPGRVNLIGEHTDYNEGFVFPVAIDREVVIAARRRDDRTVRLYANNLQQADTFSLEAIAEVPKAPGAPTWSNYLRGVFSVLLEAGHPLGGLELVFEGNVPLGAGLSSSAALEVATGTLLDRCFDLGLGGRAIALFGQKAENEFVGVQCGIMDQFISALGKQDHALFLDCRSLDYRNVPLHLDAADLAIAIVDSGVKRGLVDSQFNARRAECRTAVVHLAELLERPELSSLRDVDEAAFLSVAERLSDLIRRRARHVITENARVQASVEALEAGDFAAFGAQMNRSHQSLKDDYEVSTPELDRLVELAQAVPGVLGARLTGAGFGGCIVSLVARPALEAFEREVCERYQAETGRVATLLVTPAAEGVGLIEAPTQAEGLKRR, from the coding sequence ATGAGCGAGCTGCTCGACTACCAGATCGCCCGGGTCCACGCCGCGTTCGTCGACCGGTTCGGCGATGCGCCCGAGTGGATGGTGCGCGCCCCCGGTCGGGTCAACCTGATCGGCGAGCACACCGACTACAACGAGGGCTTCGTCTTCCCGGTGGCCATCGACCGCGAGGTCGTGATCGCCGCGCGGCGCCGAGACGACCGGACGGTGCGCCTCTACGCCAACAACTTGCAGCAGGCCGACACCTTCTCCCTGGAGGCGATCGCCGAGGTCCCGAAAGCACCCGGGGCGCCGACCTGGAGCAACTACCTGCGCGGGGTCTTCAGCGTACTGCTCGAAGCGGGCCACCCTCTGGGCGGGCTGGAGCTGGTCTTCGAGGGCAATGTTCCGCTCGGCGCGGGCCTCAGCTCCAGCGCGGCCTTGGAAGTCGCGACGGGCACCCTGCTCGATCGCTGCTTCGACTTGGGCCTTGGAGGGCGTGCGATCGCGCTCTTCGGGCAGAAGGCGGAGAACGAGTTCGTCGGGGTCCAGTGCGGCATCATGGACCAGTTCATCTCGGCGCTCGGCAAGCAGGATCACGCCCTCTTCCTCGATTGCCGTTCGCTCGACTACCGTAACGTCCCGCTGCACCTGGATGCCGCGGACCTCGCCATCGCGATCGTCGATTCGGGCGTCAAGCGCGGGCTGGTGGACTCCCAGTTCAACGCGCGCCGTGCGGAGTGCCGCACGGCGGTTGTGCATTTGGCCGAGCTGCTCGAACGGCCTGAGCTTTCGAGCCTGCGCGACGTGGACGAGGCTGCCTTTTTATCGGTCGCTGAGCGCCTTTCCGACCTCATCCGCCGACGGGCGCGCCACGTCATCACCGAGAACGCGCGGGTGCAAGCGAGCGTGGAGGCCCTCGAAGCCGGTGACTTCGCCGCCTTCGGCGCCCAGATGAATCGCTCGCACCAGAGCTTGAAGGACGACTACGAGGTCTCGACCCCGGAGCTCGATCGCCTGGTCGAACTGGCGCAGGCCGTGCCCGGGGTGCTGGGCGCCCGGCTCACCGGTGCGGGCTTCGGCGGCTGCATCGTGAGCCTGGTGGCGCGGCCTGCGCTCGAGGCTTTCGAGCGCGAGGTGTGCGAGCGGTATCAGGCGGAGACGGGGCGCGTGGCCACGCTGCTCGTGACGCCCGCGGCAGAGGGAGTAGGCCTTATTGAGGCTCCCACTCAAGCCGAGGGCCTCAAGCGTCGATAA